DNA from Archaeoglobus veneficus SNP6:
TGCAGCAACCTCCATTCTACTGGCCTCATCCATGAGAATTTGAATAACTCTGTAAATCAGCGTAGCAGTCTCGGCAACGAAGTACGGTAGTCTTAAACGCTTTAGCGAAGCAAAGAATTCGGGAATTGTGGTGGTGGAGATAAGGTAGGTGAGAACGCTTACCGATGCAAGGCACCTCAGTCCGGTTGCCATGGCTGCGCTGATACCGGCAGTCAAACAGACCGCGAACATTCCCGGCAGGATAAAGAAGAGTGACGGCCTGATTATTCGAAAGTAGTTCATTCTGGCAGCGTGAAATGACAGGAGAGAGAAAATAGCCAGTCCGGTAAGATGTACCGTTAGCTTTGGGGACGATGCAATAAGGATGAGTGAAACGAGGGAAAAGAAAACCTTCAGATCTCCATCCACGAGTTTCTTCGATGTGAGCTGGACTTCCTCAATCCCGTGCATGAGCTTTTCCTCTATTGTAGCCGAGGAAATACCCGATTATGCCAGCCCCTATCGCTGCCTGGAGGCTGAAGAGCAGGCTTTCAATTTCACCGCTTGGTGGTTCCCACAGGGGAGAGAACCACGGCTCGTAATTCGGATTTATCTCGGTTATTGCCTCTTCTGCCTTATCGTCTGCACCACTCCACTCATCTGCGAGAGCTGGAGATGTAAGAAGGACTGTAAATAACAGGAACACAAGTGTGGCTGAGAGATACGCAGCCCTCACGCGAGCACCCCCTCAACGGCTGGCCTCGTCTGAGCCAGGTGCTTCATGAGCAGGGCGGCAACAATTCC
Protein-coding regions in this window:
- a CDS encoding ABC transporter permease, whose translation is MHGIEEVQLTSKKLVDGDLKVFFSLVSLILIASSPKLTVHLTGLAIFSLLSFHAARMNYFRIIRPSLFFILPGMFAVCLTAGISAAMATGLRCLASVSVLTYLISTTTIPEFFASLKRLRLPYFVAETATLIYRVIQILMDEASRMEVAASSKHGFASRKAFLRTVSLLSYSLFIRAMKRAEIVEFAMESRCYSGKMPVHCQKSRGWIIAIACLSILAIAWWFL
- a CDS encoding energy-coupling factor ABC transporter substrate-binding protein, with translation MFLLFTVLLTSPALADEWSGADDKAEEAITEINPNYEPWFSPLWEPPSGEIESLLFSLQAAIGAGIIGYFLGYNRGKAHARD